Part of the Bacillota bacterium genome, ATCAGACTTATCGAGAAAATGAGTTTTTCCGCTTATACCTCTGAATTGATTCAGTTCTTGCAAGACTCTGGTCGCCGACAAATCATCGTGGCGGGGACAGAAACGCACGTCTGTGTCTACCAGACCGTGCGGGACCTGTTGAACAACGGTTACACTGTTTTCGTGTGTTCTGATGCTGTAGCTTCTCGCTTTACTCTGAACTATTACAATGGTTTGAATCTCATGCAAGAAATGGGAGCAGTGATCACAAATACAGAAACCACGTTATTCGATTTCCTCCAGGTGGCCGGCACCCCTGAATTTAAGCAGTTGTCCAAACTTTTGAAGTAAATACCCAACATAGGAACTGGGGACAGGGTGGACTTATCGCTGTTAGAAATGGTTTATGCAGGGAAACCCATATAAGGTGTCGAATATATAACCAATATAGAAAAAGGGTTGTACCAAAATTCACAAACTGAGGTGAGGCAGGTATGAAACCATACCACCGGTTAGCCAGACACAGCGGAAATAGCACTCTGTTTGACATGGTTGAAATGTCAATCATCTCTAATCTATGGGGAGAACCTTTGCATATTCATGCCGAAGGATTAAGGGGCACAGGCAAAACTACCATTATGCGAACAGCCAGAAATATCCTACCGCCGATTCAGCGGATCAAGGGGTGTCTTTATAACTGTGATCCGAAACGGCCCCACTGCCCCAATCACCGGCACCTGTCTCCTGAAGAAGTAAAGGCTTTGGGAACAGAGATGATCCCGATGCCATTTTTAGAGATTTCTCACTCAGCTAAAATCGCAACTGTTGCCGGGAGCATTGACCTGGCCAGAATTACCGATCCTACTAATCCTACCGCTGCGCTTTTGCCCGGTATTATCCCCCAGGCTCACCGGGGGATAATTTTTATTGATGAGATCAACCGGCTGGCTGATACTTCCCCGGAGATTACCGATGTGTTGTTGGATGTGATGGGAACAAAACCTGGTCGGATCCAGATTGAGGAAGCCGGTCTCTCCCACGTGGAAATACCGGTCCAGGTTTCGGTCTGGGCGGCTTCAAACCCGGATGAGGAGCCAGGACCTTTAGAGGAGAATCGCAAGCAATTGTCCGACAGGTTTGATCTGGTGCTCTACATGGGACGGCCGACCTCCATAGAAGTTGTGTCAAATATCCTGCTGCAGAGCGAAATTTCGCGTCAGGAACGCCTGGAATTGGTTGAGCAGCCACTGGAGGGTGATACCAAGTATGGGCAGCAGTTGAGCAAGATCGCTGAAGAATTTAAAGGGTTGACCATGCCTGATTACCTCCGCAACTTTATTTCCCGTCTCTATCTTAAATACAATATTGAAAGCCTGCGGGCAATCGAAGCGATTCAGCAAGGGGCGATTTTGCACTGTGCCCTCCGCCGACGAAAACAAGTGCTGGTCAGTGATATTTTGCGCGTGATCCCGCTGGCCCTCAAGCACCGGGTTGATGGAGATACCCTGACCCGGGTCTTAAATAATGTTGATGCCCGGGAAGAAACGGTAATCAGCTTTCCCGGAACGGGGCTGGCTGCTGCTACCCAGGGTTACCCCGCGGTTTCTGAATTTGAAAACGAATCCCAGACAGGAGTGAAGACAACGGTTGGTGAGCAGGTCCAGTCTACGCCGCCTAAAAGAAATCGATCTCTCCTGGAACCGATCCGCTCATTCTTTTCTGGTGGGGGCGGTGCTTCACAACAACTGGACAGTGGGCTGCCAATGCCAAGGGCGAGAAGGTTGGGGGCGCTTGGAAAAGAAGAACTGATCCGCTCAGAAAATGATTTTAAACGGACGGAAAATCAGTGATTTAGGATGTGAAGGTATTGGAAAAGGATGGAGTAAGCCCGCATACCAAGATGGTCACTATTTGTAATTACCTGCGGGCCTATTTTAATCAAAATCAAGGTGTTCGCCTGGGAGAGACGGCAGTGGTCAGCCGGAAGGTACATGAAAAAAAATCCCGACGTTCCAGAGAGATTAAGATAGTTATTGATCGGGACGCCGGCCAGACATACTGGCAGTATTTTGAACCCAATCAAGTTGTCCATATTGATGTCTATCATCAACCGGGACAGGTTGATCCCCGGCGAGCAGCCAGCGTGGTTCTCGAAGCGGTTCACCATTATTTCCAGGACCGGGATGCACTTCTGCCAGGACAGATGGAGCCAGCCCGTGAGGTCAATCTCTTGCTTGAAAAAATCACTTTGGGGACGACCTTAGGTGAAGGTTCTATCGCCAGGCTGGTGAAGTACCGGGAAATAAAGGAGGGTAATCCGTCCCGTAGCGATCATGTTCATATTCTGGCCGAATTAAGGGAAGAGGATTATGGGCTCATTTATTACCTGGTCGAAGCCGTAGAAGAGGCCATTCAGGCTCAGGGTCTAGAAATTCGCAAAATTCTTGGGGTTACCCATGGTTTTGGACAGGGCCCCAGGGAGAAACTGGGGGCGGGAATCGTTCTCGCTTTACCGGCCCATTGTGAGGGCGTAGATCGGGACATGGTTTACGAACAGAACCAGCGGCAGTTGTTGATTAATCTGGCCAGCCGACTGGGGAGCCTTGAAGAGGTGGAGGAGTTTTTACAGGCCCTCAATTCCAACTTATTTAAGAAGGCATCTACGCAGAGTTTCCTGAGTAAAAAACACGGTGATCTGACTGAGGTCATGGAACAGTTAAAGGAATTAGGGGTCGTGAAAAAAAGCTGGTTTGGGTATAGTCTCACTCCGCTAGGGAAAGAACTCAACACCTACCTAGTAAATCACGAGCGTGAATTAGAAGGGCAGTTAAGAAAATTGATTCGTCGTACCCCGGTAAGTTCCCGCTATTACACCCGGTTCGGCTATTCTCAGTTGAAAGCACGCAAGCAGGAACTGACGGACGAGAGCCGCATTATCAGTTTTGACGAGCAGGGTTGGCTGGGAGATATCGCTGTTCCCGAAACGATAATCTCGGCGGTTAAGCGGTCTAGAATGGAAGGCCGGCCAAGAATCCGGGTGAAGACCGAAGACATTAAAGTTTACGGACGGAAATCTTACACCCCGGTTGATATTTGCTTGTTGATTGATTGCAGTTCCAGCATGGCAGGTGAAAAGAGCAAGGCTGCCTGGTTTTTGGCAGAACACCTTTTGCTTTCTTCCAGAGAAAAGTTGGCTGTGGTCACGTTTCAGGAAATGGAGGCGCGGGTGACGGTTCCTTTCACGCGTAATCACCGCCGGCTGGTGTCTGGTCTGCATGCGGTATTTCCCGAGGGACTAACCCCCCTAGCTTCCGGGTTGGTCAAATGTATTGAACTGATCAAAAATTCCCGGGTACGTAACCCGCTGCTGATCCTGATCACTGACGGTTTACCTACTTACCCTTTGTGGACTTTTGACGCCCAAAAAGATGCTTTGGACGCTGCTCGAATGGTGGCCATGGCGAAGATCCGGTTTGCTTGTATTGGCGTCCAGTCCAGCAAAGATTTTTTGAAAGATTTGGCCAGGGAGGCTGCGGGGACGCTATACGTAGTTGACAAGCTCGACCGCGAGAGCCTTATCGCTGCCGTGAGGGATGAATGGTTTAGCTACTAATCACTGTTAGTCGGTAAATTTATCAAATAAGCTGCTATACTAATTGTGTTGTGCTGCCAAGGGGGACTTACTGGGGGGTGAGGCGGTTATGCATAACCGTAATTCCTTTCCGGACAAAAATGATGGGCAATTCTTACTGAATGAATTGGAGAACAAAGGACAGGAGCCAGATGAACATGATGAGATTACTGTTTCCGATGTTGATGAAGAACTGGGATTTGTGGTTTGCGTCTTTCAAGTGATTTTTCCATTCCTTTTTTTGGTCTTTATCGGCATAACGCTTATGTACCTGTTTTTTTCTTTCTGGTGAAATTCCATATTTACAGTAATAAAATTTTTCCTCCCTAAATATGATTAAGTAAGTAGAAAATGTCAGGGAGGATGAATTACCAGATGCTGCGCTATTTAAGGCTGCTGAAGGTTATAGTGGTATTGCTCGTCATTAGTACCTGCTCGTGGCTGGCCGGCTGTGTCATGCTGGATCAGCTCTGGTCTTTGAAGCAAAAGGAAAAAAATCAGAAAGAAGTTCAGGATTTACCCCCCGAGCCAGCCCAGTTGGTAACCGTACCAGCCAAGCCTCTTGGGCGGACAAAGGTCGACCTTTATTTTGCCGATCCGTCAGGTAAAGGTTTGGTCAGCGAACGACGGGAAATTCCTAAGGTTGAAGGAATTGCCAGAGCCACGATTGAAGAATTAATTAAAGGGCCGTCCAAACAGTCGGGTCTGTTACCGACGATTCCGAAAGGCACCGGTCTATTGGATATCAATGTTCGGCCGGATGGCTTGTGTATCGTTAATTTTAGCCAGGAGTTCGTAGCCAATCATACGAAAGGATCGTTAAGTGAGGCCCTGACGGTATATTCGGTTGTTAATACTTTAACTCAATTTCCTACCGTCCAAAAAGTTAAGTTTTTAGTAGATGGTCAAGAGCGAGACACCCTGGCCGGCCATCTGGATATTTCTACCGCTATGGCGCGCGATGAAAAATTGATCAAGCAAAAATAATCAGGAGTAGTGTCAAAAAAGATTTTTATTATAAAGCGTGACGTTGCCGGGTCACGCTTTTTATGATTAATGTGCTATAATTTGAACAGTTGAATTTAATTTTAAATGTTAAGATGAAGTTGCTGACTTCGGTTTTTATATAGAAACCGAATACTAAAACAGTATTAGGCCATAAAAGGAGTAGGGGTTTAACTGTGGGCAAGATCGGACTCACGACAACGATTCCTGTAGAGGTGATTCTGGCAGCTGGTAGAACACCGGTTGACCTCAATAATATTTTGATTAGCAGCACAAATCCCGGCGAGAAAGTGGAAGCGGCGGAAGTAGCCGGTTATCCGCGCAATGTTTGTGGATGGATTAAGGGTTTATATACCGTGGCTAATGAACTAGAGGACCTGGAAGGGGTCATCGCGGTAACCCAGGGGGACTGTAGCAACACACATGCCTTAATGGAGACCCTGGAGTTGGCTGGGATTCAAACAATCCCATTTGCTTATCCCTATGACCGAGACCGCGATCTGCTGAAATTACAGATTGAGAAATTGATGGCTTATTTTGGGGTGAGCTGGAAACAAGTTAACGAGATCAAGCAGGAATTAGATCGGATACGCAGGAAGGTACTCCAGATTGACCGTTTAACCTGGGAAATGGGCCTGGTAAGCGGGTTTGAAAACCATTTGTTCCAAGTCAGCTGCAGCGACTTTGAGGGGGACTGGGTGAAATTCGAACGAAAGGTTGACCGTTTTCTGGAAGAACTGTCAGAGCGGCCATCGTCAGCTGGCTTGATACGACTGGGTTACATAGGAGTTCCCCCGATCGTGCTTGATTTGTATGATTACCTGGAAACAATCGGGGCACGGGTTGTTTTTAACGAGGTGCAACGTCAATTTGTCATGCCGCACCTGGCTGAAGACCTGGTCGAGCAGTATTTACTTTATACCTATCCGTACAACATTTTTGGACGGCTAAAGGACATAGAGGAGCAGATCCGGTTACGGCGGCTGGCGGGAATAATCCACTACACCCAGAGTTTTTGCTTCCGGCAGATTGAGGACCTGATCGTGAGAAAGACACTTGAACTACCCATTCTCAGTTTAGAAGGGGACAAGCCCAGCCGATTAGATGCCCGGAGCCGGTTGCGGATCGATGCCTTTATTGATATATTGAGGTGAAGAAACGTGATTTGCGGGATTGATTTGGGCAGCCGACAGGTGAAGATTGTCCTCATGCACAGTGGCCAACTACAAAAAATGATCAGTTATGAGACTATTGAGTTTTACCGGCAGTACGGGCGGCAGGAAAGTAATCAACTGGTTCTTTGCTTTGCAAATTTGCCTTTGGGCACTTGGGACAAAGTTGTTGCGACTGGCTATGGTCGAAACACAGTCCACGTCAAAGGAGCCGATAACATTCCCGAAATCCGTGCGCACGTTCTTGGCGCGATCTGGCAGACTAAATTATCGGATTTTACTCTCCTGGACCTCGGAGGGCAGGATGCCAAGGTGGTACAGGTTCGCCAGGGAAAAATCCAGGATTTCTTGACCAATGATAGGTGTGCGGCCAGTACGGGCCGATATCTAGAAAATATGGCGAATGTCCTGGCTATTTCCCCAACCGAACTAGGTCAATACAGTGATAATCCAGTAGACTTAAACGCGACCTGCGCGATTTTTGGTGAATCAGAACTGATTGGCAAAGTGCTGGAAGGCCACCCTTTAAGTCGTTTGGCGGCTGGAGTCAACTACACCATTTTTAAGCGGATTCGACCAATGTTAAATCAATTGCACAGCGAGGTGATCATCTTTACTGGAGGGGTGGCCCTGAATACCGCCCTGCAAGCCATTATTGCCAGGGAACTCAATGTTAAAGTACTGGTTCCCCCTTTTCCCCAGTACAACGGGGCAATTGGATGCTGTGTTTACGGAGGTGGTGATTTGTGCGGTTAACAGTCCTGGGTTGCTGGTCTCCATACCCGCGAGCCGGTGGTGCCTGTTCCAGTTATCTGCTGGAAATTGGCCATTTAAAGTTGCTGTTGGATTGTGGTAATGGGAGTTTCAGCCAGTTGCAGCGGGTGTTTGATTTTCGCCGGCTTGATGGGGTGCTGGTGAGCCACTTTCACGCTGATCACTCGGCGGACTTGTTTTGTTTAGAGCATGCTGTTGCTGGCAGCCAGCGTGATGGTTCTCGTCGAGCACCGCTGAAAGTTGTTGTCCCAGGAGAGCCGCAAATGAATTTTGAGTCGTTACTTAAGAAAAAGGAAGTTTTAGAGGTCATAACGTGGGAAAAACTAGTCAGTGGGCTTTTTACTTCGGTGAGCTTGGCGGCTTTGCCGACTACCCATCCCTTGGCCTGTTATGCGGTTAGCATCACCGAAACAAGCACGGGGCACAAGATAGTCTATACAGCGGATACCGCCTGGATGGACGGCTTGATCACATTTGCTCGAGACGCGGATTTGTTAGTCTGTGAAGCCAGCCTGCTCGAACGGGATCACGCTTATCGCAGTGTTGGCCACCTGACGGCGACCGAAGCGGGGAGGTTAGCCAGACTGGCGCGGGTTAAACGGCTGCTGCTTACTCATTTGTGGCCGGAATACGACCTGCCCACTCTGCTTGAGGAAGCCCGCCAGGAATTTTTGGGGGAGATCAAGCTGGCGACCGAAGGCTTATGCTTATTGGTTGAGTAACTGGTTCGAGGGTGAATGAGTAAAGGAGGAATATGATGAGAGAAATACCGGTTAATCAGGTCATTGATCTAGTAGAACGGTTGTGTATTGAAGCCAACTCGCTTTTAGGGCGGGATATCGCGGCCAGCCTGGAGGAAGCATTGGCTCATGAGGAATCGCCACTCGGACGCGATATACTTCAGCAGTTGCTGGATAATGCTGCTCTGGCCCGACAGACTGGTGGCCCAATGTGTCAGGATACCGGGGTGGCGGTTGTCTTTGTTGAGATAGGAGAGGAGGTTCACGTTGCTGGAGGTAGCCTGGAAAACGCGATTAATGAAGGGGTCAGACGGGGATACCTGAATGGGTACTTGAGAAAATCAGTGGTCAGTGACCCTTTATTCAAGCGGAAAAATACTGGGGACAACACGCCGGCGGTGATTCATTACCGCTTGGTCGCGGGAGATAAGCTGCGGATTACGGTTGCTCCTAAAGGGGCGGGAAGCGAAAACATGAGCGGGCTGAAAATGTTGAAACCCTCGGATGGCGTTGAGGGTTTGAAACGCTTTGTTCTGGAGATAGTCGACAGCGCTGGTTCCAATCCCTGTCCACCGATTGTGGTTGGTGTCGGTGTGGGGGGAACGATGGAAAAGGCTGCATTGCTGGCTAAAGAGGCGCTGGTTCGGCCAATCAATCAACGCCATCCGGACGCGGCGGTGGCCCAGTTGGAGCAAGAATTACTGGAACTGATCAACCAGCTCGGTATTGGTCCCCAGGGATTGGGAGGACGGTTTACTGCGTTGGCGGTGAATATTGAAATTTTTCCAACCCACATCGCCTGTCTGCCAGTTGCGGTGAACATCAACTGTCACTGTACCCGGCACGCTGAAGGCATTCTATAACAATTATCAAGGGAGGCGGGTAGAATGGAGAAAATCAGGCTGAAACCCCCACTAGATGAAAAAATGGCCCGGTCGCTTAAAGTTGGCGATCAGGTCTTGATTTCTGGCTCGATCTATGCTGCCCGAGATGCGGCGCACAAATTGATGGTTGAAGCCCTGGAGCGGGGGGAGAGTCTCCCGTTTGACCCGATGGACCAGATCATTTATTATGTAGGGCCCTGTCCAGCTCGACCCGGTGAGCCAATCGGAGCAGCGGGGCCCACGACCAGTGGGCGGATGGATGCCTATGCGCCGCTGCTTATTTCCAAAGGCATGCGCGGGATGATCGGGAAGGGTTTAAGAAGTTCGGCAGTAATTGAGGCGATGCAGAAATACGGGGGAGTCTATTTCGCAGCCATTGGGGGAGCGGGAGCCCTGCTGGCTAGGCGAATCAAGCGAGCCGAGGTGATTGCCTACCCGGAATTGGGTCCAGAAGCCCTGTACCGTTTTGAGGTTGAGGATTTTCCAGCAATTGTGGTTATTGACGCGGCTGGGAACAATCTCTATAAAATTGGACAAGAACAATACCGCCGGGTCGATCGATTGTGATGATCGAGGAAGCGTGGATTTTTGGATTTTGTTGAATGTGGTTTGGAGGCATGCTCATGATCAGAACTGATGGAAGAGAGAATGATGAGCTCAGACCGGTGAAGATGACAACCGACTACATAAAACACGCCGAGGGGTCGGTCTTGATTGAAGTAGGCGACACGAAGGTAATCTGCACGGCGACGGTCGAGGACAAGGTGCCACCTTTTCTCAAAGGG contains:
- a CDS encoding VWA domain-containing protein; its protein translation is MKVLEKDGVSPHTKMVTICNYLRAYFNQNQGVRLGETAVVSRKVHEKKSRRSREIKIVIDRDAGQTYWQYFEPNQVVHIDVYHQPGQVDPRRAASVVLEAVHHYFQDRDALLPGQMEPAREVNLLLEKITLGTTLGEGSIARLVKYREIKEGNPSRSDHVHILAELREEDYGLIYYLVEAVEEAIQAQGLEIRKILGVTHGFGQGPREKLGAGIVLALPAHCEGVDRDMVYEQNQRQLLINLASRLGSLEEVEEFLQALNSNLFKKASTQSFLSKKHGDLTEVMEQLKELGVVKKSWFGYSLTPLGKELNTYLVNHERELEGQLRKLIRRTPVSSRYYTRFGYSQLKARKQELTDESRIISFDEQGWLGDIAVPETIISAVKRSRMEGRPRIRVKTEDIKVYGRKSYTPVDICLLIDCSSSMAGEKSKAAWFLAEHLLLSSREKLAVVTFQEMEARVTVPFTRNHRRLVSGLHAVFPEGLTPLASGLVKCIELIKNSRVRNPLLILITDGLPTYPLWTFDAQKDALDAARMVAMAKIRFACIGVQSSKDFLKDLAREAAGTLYVVDKLDRESLIAAVRDEWFSY
- a CDS encoding Fe-S-containing hydro-lyase → MEKIRLKPPLDEKMARSLKVGDQVLISGSIYAARDAAHKLMVEALERGESLPFDPMDQIIYYVGPCPARPGEPIGAAGPTTSGRMDAYAPLLISKGMRGMIGKGLRSSAVIEAMQKYGGVYFAAIGGAGALLARRIKRAEVIAYPELGPEALYRFEVEDFPAIVVIDAAGNNLYKIGQEQYRRVDRL
- a CDS encoding 2-hydroxyacyl-CoA dehydratase, whose translation is MGKIGLTTTIPVEVILAAGRTPVDLNNILISSTNPGEKVEAAEVAGYPRNVCGWIKGLYTVANELEDLEGVIAVTQGDCSNTHALMETLELAGIQTIPFAYPYDRDRDLLKLQIEKLMAYFGVSWKQVNEIKQELDRIRRKVLQIDRLTWEMGLVSGFENHLFQVSCSDFEGDWVKFERKVDRFLEELSERPSSAGLIRLGYIGVPPIVLDLYDYLETIGARVVFNEVQRQFVMPHLAEDLVEQYLLYTYPYNIFGRLKDIEEQIRLRRLAGIIHYTQSFCFRQIEDLIVRKTLELPILSLEGDKPSRLDARSRLRIDAFIDILR
- a CDS encoding GerMN domain-containing protein; its protein translation is MNYQMLRYLRLLKVIVVLLVISTCSWLAGCVMLDQLWSLKQKEKNQKEVQDLPPEPAQLVTVPAKPLGRTKVDLYFADPSGKGLVSERREIPKVEGIARATIEELIKGPSKQSGLLPTIPKGTGLLDINVRPDGLCIVNFSQEFVANHTKGSLSEALTVYSVVNTLTQFPTVQKVKFLVDGQERDTLAGHLDISTAMARDEKLIKQK
- a CDS encoding MBL fold metallo-hydrolase, producing MRLTVLGCWSPYPRAGGACSSYLLEIGHLKLLLDCGNGSFSQLQRVFDFRRLDGVLVSHFHADHSADLFCLEHAVAGSQRDGSRRAPLKVVVPGEPQMNFESLLKKKEVLEVITWEKLVSGLFTSVSLAALPTTHPLACYAVSITETSTGHKIVYTADTAWMDGLITFARDADLLVCEASLLERDHAYRSVGHLTATEAGRLARLARVKRLLLTHLWPEYDLPTLLEEARQEFLGEIKLATEGLCLLVE
- a CDS encoding magnesium chelatase — its product is MKPYHRLARHSGNSTLFDMVEMSIISNLWGEPLHIHAEGLRGTGKTTIMRTARNILPPIQRIKGCLYNCDPKRPHCPNHRHLSPEEVKALGTEMIPMPFLEISHSAKIATVAGSIDLARITDPTNPTAALLPGIIPQAHRGIIFIDEINRLADTSPEITDVLLDVMGTKPGRIQIEEAGLSHVEIPVQVSVWAASNPDEEPGPLEENRKQLSDRFDLVLYMGRPTSIEVVSNILLQSEISRQERLELVEQPLEGDTKYGQQLSKIAEEFKGLTMPDYLRNFISRLYLKYNIESLRAIEAIQQGAILHCALRRRKQVLVSDILRVIPLALKHRVDGDTLTRVLNNVDAREETVISFPGTGLAAATQGYPAVSEFENESQTGVKTTVGEQVQSTPPKRNRSLLEPIRSFFSGGGGASQQLDSGLPMPRARRLGALGKEELIRSENDFKRTENQ
- a CDS encoding isochorismatase family protein, whose translation is MNKYYLQREQALLLIIDMQEKLLAAMKYQDQVVKNTKILLEMSHVLGLPIVVTEQYPQGLGRTVKEIWTNCSDIRLIEKMSFSAYTSELIQFLQDSGRRQIIVAGTETHVCVYQTVRDLLNNGYTVFVCSDAVASRFTLNYYNGLNLMQEMGAVITNTETTLFDFLQVAGTPEFKQLSKLLK
- a CDS encoding 2-hydroxyglutaryl-CoA dehydratase, which translates into the protein MICGIDLGSRQVKIVLMHSGQLQKMISYETIEFYRQYGRQESNQLVLCFANLPLGTWDKVVATGYGRNTVHVKGADNIPEIRAHVLGAIWQTKLSDFTLLDLGGQDAKVVQVRQGKIQDFLTNDRCAASTGRYLENMANVLAISPTELGQYSDNPVDLNATCAIFGESELIGKVLEGHPLSRLAAGVNYTIFKRIRPMLNQLHSEVIIFTGGVALNTALQAIIARELNVKVLVPPFPQYNGAIGCCVYGGGDLCG
- a CDS encoding fumarate hydratase is translated as MREIPVNQVIDLVERLCIEANSLLGRDIAASLEEALAHEESPLGRDILQQLLDNAALARQTGGPMCQDTGVAVVFVEIGEEVHVAGGSLENAINEGVRRGYLNGYLRKSVVSDPLFKRKNTGDNTPAVIHYRLVAGDKLRITVAPKGAGSENMSGLKMLKPSDGVEGLKRFVLEIVDSAGSNPCPPIVVGVGVGGTMEKAALLAKEALVRPINQRHPDAAVAQLEQELLELINQLGIGPQGLGGRFTALAVNIEIFPTHIACLPVAVNINCHCTRHAEGIL